A stretch of the Dyella telluris genome encodes the following:
- a CDS encoding family 20 glycosylhydrolase, which translates to MKKTRYVLALALCGLTAVAHGATPSLIPMPAQLSESGEGFTVTAQTPIVVDGGDADARGAADYLASLAAHTRHLALQVRTGVPESGAIVLKRDPQAPVANAEGYVLDVTPQGIRVTARDGAGLFYGAMTAWQLLTPAQGSGDVRVEPVHIRDEPRFTWRGLMLDSCRHFWSTDEVRTVIDQMAQHKLNVLHWHLTDDQGWRIEIKRYPELTRIGAWRTPPTVGKQGEAKPYGGFYTQDDIRAIVAYAAARHITVVPELDMPGHAQAAVASYPELGVTGTRPPVSPDWGVNPYLYNVDDHTIEFLHNVLDEVMALFPSTYIHVGGDEAVKDQWKASPTVQARMKALGIKSEDAMQSWFIEQMGKYLMAHGRRLVGWDEILEGGVPPSATVMSWRGTQGAIDAAKQGHDVVLAPAPQLYMDSMQSDRPDETTGRLPSMSLESYYRFEAVPKELNAAQAKHVLGLQATLFTEHMPTFRHIEHAAFPRLDALSESAWTPVKQRDWRQFLARMPSQLARYRTQDIAYADSAFAVSVDVDRNAAITSGHASVTLANQAKFGNVHYTTDGSEPGASSPLYVRPFAVNLPTTIKAVALADDGTALAAARTRVLDLPSLRTRSTGELENCPGSDFRLRVQPTPDATSMAPTYLINVFDNCRMVRAARLDGIAGIRVETATLPRNYALAHDAKLVVAYKSTAPQGELVVRLDSCRGKEIASMPLPTDQPATFTLQGAVAKQAGTHNLCLAFTSPISGPIWGVGAVTLLPADQASP; encoded by the coding sequence ATGAAGAAAACACGTTATGTGCTGGCCCTTGCCTTGTGCGGGCTCACCGCTGTCGCCCATGGCGCGACGCCCAGCCTGATTCCGATGCCGGCGCAGCTGAGCGAGTCCGGCGAAGGTTTCACGGTGACCGCGCAGACGCCCATCGTGGTCGATGGCGGCGATGCCGACGCACGCGGTGCCGCGGATTACCTCGCCTCGCTCGCCGCGCATACGCGACACCTCGCACTGCAGGTGCGCACCGGCGTGCCGGAGAGCGGCGCCATCGTGCTCAAGCGCGATCCGCAGGCGCCGGTGGCCAACGCGGAAGGCTATGTGCTGGACGTCACCCCGCAGGGCATCCGCGTGACCGCCCGTGATGGTGCAGGCCTGTTCTATGGCGCGATGACGGCGTGGCAGCTGCTGACGCCGGCACAGGGTTCCGGCGACGTGCGTGTTGAACCGGTGCATATCCGCGACGAACCGCGTTTCACCTGGCGCGGCCTGATGCTCGATTCGTGCCGGCACTTCTGGAGCACCGACGAAGTGCGCACCGTCATCGATCAGATGGCACAGCACAAGCTCAACGTGCTGCACTGGCATCTCACCGACGACCAGGGCTGGCGCATCGAGATCAAGCGCTACCCCGAGCTCACCCGCATCGGTGCATGGCGTACGCCGCCCACCGTGGGCAAGCAGGGCGAAGCCAAGCCTTACGGTGGCTTCTATACGCAGGACGACATCCGCGCCATCGTCGCCTATGCCGCCGCGCGCCACATCACCGTGGTGCCCGAGCTGGACATGCCGGGCCACGCGCAGGCGGCGGTGGCTTCGTATCCCGAGCTGGGCGTCACCGGCACGCGCCCGCCGGTATCGCCCGACTGGGGCGTGAATCCCTACCTGTACAACGTGGATGACCACACCATCGAGTTCCTGCACAACGTGCTGGACGAGGTGATGGCGCTGTTCCCGTCGACCTATATCCACGTGGGCGGCGACGAAGCGGTGAAGGATCAGTGGAAGGCTTCGCCCACGGTGCAGGCACGCATGAAGGCGCTCGGCATCAAGAGCGAAGATGCCATGCAAAGCTGGTTCATCGAGCAGATGGGCAAATACCTGATGGCGCACGGTCGCCGGCTGGTCGGTTGGGACGAGATCCTCGAAGGCGGCGTGCCGCCCAGTGCCACGGTGATGTCGTGGCGCGGTACGCAGGGTGCCATCGATGCAGCGAAGCAGGGCCACGACGTGGTGCTTGCGCCTGCGCCGCAGCTGTACATGGATTCGATGCAGAGTGATCGCCCGGATGAAACCACCGGCCGGCTGCCGTCGATGTCGCTGGAGAGCTACTACAGGTTCGAAGCAGTACCCAAGGAACTGAATGCCGCGCAGGCGAAGCACGTGCTGGGCCTGCAGGCGACTCTGTTCACCGAGCACATGCCCACCTTCCGCCACATCGAGCATGCGGCGTTCCCGCGCCTGGATGCCTTGTCCGAATCGGCGTGGACGCCGGTGAAGCAGCGCGACTGGCGCCAGTTCCTCGCGCGCATGCCCTCGCAGCTCGCCCGCTATCGCACGCAGGACATCGCCTATGCCGACAGCGCGTTCGCGGTAAGCGTGGACGTGGACCGCAACGCCGCCATCACCAGCGGCCATGCCAGCGTGACACTGGCCAACCAGGCGAAGTTCGGCAACGTGCACTACACCACCGACGGCAGCGAGCCGGGTGCTTCGTCGCCGCTGTACGTGCGGCCGTTCGCGGTGAACTTGCCGACCACCATCAAGGCGGTAGCGCTGGCGGACGACGGCACGGCCCTGGCGGCCGCGCGCACGCGCGTGCTCGACCTGCCATCGCTGCGCACGCGCAGCACCGGTGAGCTGGAGAACTGCCCGGGCAGCGACTTCCGCCTGCGCGTGCAGCCCACGCCCGATGCCACCAGCATGGCGCCGACCTACCTGATCAACGTGTTCGACAACTGCCGCATGGTTCGCGCGGCCAGGCTGGACGGCATTGCCGGCATCCGCGTGGAGACCGCCACGCTGCCGCGCAACTACGCGCTGGCGCACGATGCCAAGCTGGTGGTGGCCTACAAGTCGACGGCGCCGCAGGGCGAACTCGTCGTGCGGTTGGACAGCTGCAGGGGCAAGGAGATCGCCTCGATGCCGCTGCCCACCGATCAGCCGGCCACGTTCACCCTGCAGGGTGCGGTGGCCAAGCAGGCGGGCACGCACAACCTGTGCCTGGCGTTCACTTCGCCGATCAGCGGGCCGATCTGGGGCGTGGGCGCAGTGACGTTGCTGCCGGCCGACCAGGCGTCGCCCTGA
- a CDS encoding rhomboid family intramembrane serine protease: protein MQHDAAETQDGQMMPGIGPDAVASARPASFEVTYGQKTGMTTVPADSFKFAGKGRISVDGQQVELTGRQRALLSKEQTHTLPLAAIVNVQRAGNVIRFDLQEPGAGKRYARFAVSSEAQARALEALLPSVKTEAFVASQAELADFHRRLDALSPHAPVTLVIVAINIIVFVAMCIGGAGLFNPDGDVAIRWGSNYGPLTMGGQWWRLLTANYIHFGIIHIALNMWALYQSGRMAERLFGSARYTLLYVFAGISGSIASLLWNPVVNGAGASGAIFGVFGGLLAFVINARNRVPQEVMVEHRNSTIGFIAYSLFYGMAHAGIDNAAHVGGLVAGFGMGLLLARPLTAEARARSGIGQWVVAMLAAALVLGVSSKPLWRPSPDVLARQQFQQTLLGFSPQESAAVAASNDLVEKVRAGRISEADWVQAVRTDVVPRWQRLHDELANEHLPADDKQFALQQAMLAYVDARLKQNTLIAESEAATVDRLGMPARVKAAREEGDAALARLNAIVSAKKP from the coding sequence ATGCAGCACGACGCCGCGGAAACGCAGGACGGGCAGATGATGCCCGGGATCGGTCCCGACGCGGTTGCGTCGGCGCGCCCGGCAAGCTTCGAGGTGACTTACGGCCAGAAGACGGGCATGACGACCGTACCTGCCGATTCATTCAAGTTCGCCGGCAAGGGGCGCATCAGCGTTGACGGCCAACAGGTGGAGCTGACCGGTCGCCAGCGTGCCCTGCTCAGCAAGGAACAGACGCATACGCTGCCGCTGGCGGCCATCGTCAACGTGCAACGGGCCGGCAACGTCATCCGCTTTGACCTGCAGGAGCCGGGTGCCGGCAAGCGCTACGCCCGGTTTGCCGTATCCAGCGAAGCGCAGGCGCGCGCGCTGGAAGCCTTGCTTCCTTCGGTGAAGACCGAGGCCTTTGTCGCCAGCCAGGCGGAACTGGCCGATTTCCATCGACGACTGGATGCGTTGAGCCCGCATGCACCGGTGACCCTGGTGATCGTGGCGATCAACATCATCGTGTTCGTCGCCATGTGCATCGGTGGTGCCGGCCTGTTCAATCCGGATGGCGACGTGGCCATCCGCTGGGGATCGAACTACGGCCCGCTCACCATGGGCGGCCAGTGGTGGCGCCTGCTCACTGCCAACTACATCCACTTCGGCATCATCCATATCGCGCTCAACATGTGGGCGCTGTACCAAAGCGGTCGCATGGCCGAGCGCTTGTTCGGCAGCGCGCGCTACACGTTGCTCTACGTGTTTGCCGGCATCAGCGGCAGCATCGCCAGCCTGTTGTGGAACCCGGTGGTGAACGGCGCCGGTGCCTCGGGGGCGATCTTCGGCGTGTTCGGCGGGCTGCTGGCGTTCGTGATCAATGCGCGCAACCGCGTGCCCCAGGAAGTGATGGTGGAGCACCGCAACAGCACGATCGGCTTCATCGCCTACTCGTTGTTCTACGGCATGGCGCATGCGGGCATCGACAATGCGGCACACGTGGGCGGCCTGGTGGCGGGTTTTGGCATGGGCCTGCTGCTGGCGCGGCCGCTGACGGCAGAGGCGCGTGCGCGATCCGGCATCGGGCAGTGGGTCGTGGCCATGTTGGCGGCTGCGCTGGTGCTGGGCGTCTCGTCAAAGCCGCTGTGGCGTCCCTCGCCGGATGTGCTGGCGCGCCAGCAGTTCCAGCAGACCTTGCTTGGCTTCAGCCCGCAGGAGTCGGCCGCGGTGGCTGCTTCCAACGATCTGGTGGAAAAGGTCCGCGCCGGTCGGATCAGCGAAGCGGACTGGGTGCAGGCCGTGCGCACGGACGTCGTGCCGCGCTGGCAGCGACTCCACGACGAACTGGCGAACGAGCACCTGCCCGCCGATGACAAGCAGTTCGCCCTGCAGCAGGCCATGCTGGCGTACGTGGATGCGCGACTGAAGCAGAACACGCTGATCGCCGAGAGCGAGGCTGCCACCGTGGACCGGCTCGGCATGCCCGCGCGGGTGAAGGCGGCGCGCGAAGAGGGCGATGCGGCGCTGGCGCGCCTTAACGCCATCGTGTCAGCGAAAAAGCCCTAG
- a CDS encoding sensor domain-containing protein, producing MEPVLLNKIMDLLWDAICVVDTEGRYVFVSASYERIFGYRPEEVLGRRMIELVHPDDREATLEVAAAIMAGNPQPHFQNRYIRKDGTTVHIMWSARWSDSDRVRIAVARDITALKRAESMTTALHAISEAAHTADNLPALYEDIHRIIGSLLPAINFFVALYDPLHAELTFPYFVDERDDVPPAQSLDAGTLTGQVIRTGQALLVTPAKPSDPALPIVGTDAQHWLGVPLCSQGTTVGALVVQSYSDATRYTEADKELLQFVSTQVAAAIERKQAEARLHHIARHDPLTDLANRDLFHQQFEAALENVTHFGGNLALLYIDLDKFKQVNDRFGHHTGDLLLCEVAQRIRGHLREGDVVGRMGGDEFVVLLCRLQSMADSISVAEKLRAAINAPCQLADRSLHTSASIGVATYPLHGLSSRELMRAADDAMYCVKASGGNRVRIAGASVELPAPRTDLDRSR from the coding sequence ATGGAACCTGTTCTGCTCAACAAGATCATGGATCTGCTGTGGGATGCCATCTGCGTGGTCGACACGGAGGGGCGTTATGTCTTCGTCAGCGCCTCCTATGAACGCATCTTCGGCTACAGGCCCGAGGAGGTCCTCGGCCGTCGGATGATCGAGCTGGTGCACCCGGACGACCGCGAGGCCACGCTGGAAGTGGCCGCCGCCATCATGGCCGGCAACCCCCAGCCGCATTTCCAGAACCGCTACATCCGCAAGGACGGCACCACCGTCCACATCATGTGGTCGGCGCGCTGGTCCGATTCAGACCGGGTGCGCATCGCGGTGGCACGCGACATCACCGCGCTCAAGCGGGCCGAATCCATGACGACGGCCCTGCACGCGATCTCCGAGGCGGCGCACACCGCGGACAACCTTCCGGCGCTCTACGAAGACATCCACCGCATCATCGGCAGCCTGCTCCCGGCCATCAATTTCTTCGTGGCGCTATACGACCCGCTGCACGCCGAACTGACGTTTCCGTACTTCGTCGACGAGCGCGACGACGTTCCGCCTGCCCAGAGCCTGGATGCCGGCACGCTGACGGGTCAGGTGATCCGCACCGGACAAGCCCTGCTGGTGACACCGGCCAAACCTTCCGATCCGGCCTTGCCCATCGTCGGCACGGATGCGCAGCACTGGCTGGGTGTGCCGCTGTGTTCGCAGGGCACCACGGTGGGTGCACTGGTGGTGCAGAGTTATTCGGACGCCACGCGTTACACGGAAGCCGACAAGGAACTGCTGCAGTTCGTCTCTACCCAGGTGGCCGCTGCCATCGAACGCAAACAGGCGGAAGCGCGCCTGCATCACATTGCACGACACGATCCGCTCACCGACCTGGCCAACCGCGACCTGTTCCACCAGCAGTTCGAGGCAGCACTGGAGAACGTGACGCACTTCGGCGGCAACCTTGCGCTGCTCTACATCGACCTGGACAAATTCAAGCAGGTGAATGACCGCTTCGGCCACCACACCGGCGATCTGCTGTTGTGCGAAGTGGCCCAGCGCATCCGCGGCCATCTGCGCGAGGGCGACGTGGTGGGACGCATGGGTGGCGATGAGTTCGTGGTGCTGTTGTGCCGCCTGCAGTCGATGGCCGACAGCATCAGCGTGGCGGAGAAGCTGCGCGCCGCCATCAACGCGCCCTGCCAGCTCGCCGATCGCAGCCTGCACACCTCGGCCAGCATCGGCGTGGCAACGTATCCATTGCACGGACTTTCGTCGCGCGAACTCATGCGGGCAGCGGACGACGCGATGTACTGCGTGAAGGCCAGCGGCGGCAACCGTGTGCGCATCGCCGGCGCAAGCGTAGAACTACCCGCGCCCAGGACGGATCTGGACCGCTCGCGCTGA
- a CDS encoding Lrp/AsnC family transcriptional regulator yields MNAVTFESKPIWDATDWQLLEALQQDARLGYAELGRKVKLSAPAVAERVKRLEEAGVIAGYRAVVNPRRLGYEIDAMIRLRCDGGICARVGSLVADIPEVLDCRRLAGEDSALLRVVAMSIPHLETVLDRLLKIHASISTTTLVVLQTPHENRPLTRAMWNTARSLLDD; encoded by the coding sequence ATGAACGCAGTTACCTTTGAATCGAAACCGATCTGGGATGCTACGGATTGGCAGCTGCTGGAGGCCCTGCAGCAGGACGCCCGCCTGGGCTACGCCGAGCTGGGGCGCAAGGTGAAGCTCTCCGCCCCGGCCGTGGCCGAGCGCGTGAAACGGCTGGAGGAAGCCGGTGTGATCGCCGGTTACCGCGCCGTGGTGAACCCGCGCCGGCTGGGCTACGAGATCGACGCCATGATCCGCCTGCGCTGCGACGGCGGCATCTGCGCCCGCGTCGGCTCGCTGGTGGCGGACATTCCCGAAGTGCTCGACTGCCGCCGGCTGGCCGGCGAGGACTCGGCCCTGTTGCGCGTAGTGGCCATGTCCATCCCACACCTGGAAACCGTGCTGGACCGGCTGCTGAAGATCCACGCCAGCATCAGCACCACCACGCTGGTGGTGCTGCAGACTCCGCATGAAAACCGACCCCTGACCCGCGCCATGTGGAATACGGCGCGCTCCTTGCTGGACGACTAG
- a CDS encoding DMT family transporter codes for MHTPERLDGRALAYIGIALLTWSSAYAAIAYALASFTPGEVALARLGIGSLCFAVLLLFKRVPLPARRDWPLLTLLGIIGLTVYHLCLNTAETRVASGTAAILISLVPATTAALSAIWLRERLSPRTLLGLGVALIGVVVVVLTSGKDVKVEPMAALVLVSVLASAIFFVGQKPLFARNSMLGVTGFTFFAGMLGALPFGLGLPQALMHAPSSHIAALVWLGVAPTFIGYIAWNAALHRASASQVSSFIYFSPPIAVLIGWVWLGERPTLLTLVGGVITVGGVVLANARRRPAAPAPVVATPAKQS; via the coding sequence ATGCATACCCCGGAACGCCTCGACGGGCGTGCCCTCGCTTACATCGGCATTGCCCTGCTCACCTGGTCGTCGGCCTATGCCGCGATTGCCTATGCACTGGCCTCGTTCACGCCGGGCGAGGTGGCACTGGCCCGCCTTGGCATCGGCTCACTGTGCTTTGCCGTGCTCCTGCTGTTCAAGCGCGTGCCGCTGCCGGCGCGTCGCGACTGGCCACTGCTGACGCTGCTCGGCATCATCGGCCTCACCGTGTACCACTTGTGCCTCAATACGGCGGAAACCCGCGTAGCCAGCGGCACCGCGGCCATCCTGATCTCACTGGTGCCGGCGACGACGGCGGCACTGTCGGCCATCTGGCTGCGCGAGCGCCTCTCCCCGCGCACCCTGCTCGGCCTGGGCGTGGCCCTGATCGGCGTGGTGGTGGTGGTGCTCACCAGCGGCAAGGACGTGAAGGTGGAACCCATGGCCGCGCTGGTGCTGGTCAGCGTGCTGGCGTCGGCGATCTTCTTCGTGGGCCAGAAGCCGCTGTTCGCCCGCAACAGCATGCTGGGCGTCACCGGCTTCACGTTCTTTGCCGGCATGCTGGGCGCGCTGCCGTTTGGGCTGGGCCTGCCGCAGGCGCTGATGCATGCGCCTTCATCGCATATCGCCGCGCTGGTGTGGCTGGGCGTGGCGCCCACCTTCATCGGCTACATCGCATGGAACGCTGCCTTGCATCGCGCCTCGGCCTCGCAGGTGAGCAGCTTCATCTACTTTTCGCCACCGATTGCCGTGCTGATCGGCTGGGTATGGCTGGGTGAACGTCCGACCCTGCTGACCCTGGTGGGCGGTGTGATCACCGTGGGCGGCGTGGTACTGGCCAATGCGCGTCGACGCCCCGCCGCGCCGGCTCCCGTAGTGGCCACGCCGGCCAAGCAGAGCTGA
- a CDS encoding cupin domain-containing protein, with amino-acid sequence MTPVHLVDAAAALPQAWSSRVLAQFGGTRLKLVRMDDTAYPEEIHDDDEGLLVLDGVMLLRIHGDTVTVGAGELCIIPAGTPHSVEAGSHGTLLILDT; translated from the coding sequence ATGACGCCGGTCCACCTGGTCGACGCCGCCGCGGCCTTGCCGCAAGCCTGGTCTTCCCGTGTGCTCGCGCAGTTCGGCGGCACGCGGCTGAAGCTGGTGCGCATGGACGACACGGCGTATCCGGAAGAGATCCACGACGATGACGAAGGCTTGCTCGTGCTCGATGGCGTGATGCTGTTGCGCATCCACGGCGACACCGTGACGGTGGGCGCGGGTGAGCTGTGCATCATTCCTGCCGGCACGCCGCACAGCGTGGAAGCGGGCAGCCACGGTACGCTGCTGATCCTCGACACCTGA
- a CDS encoding glutathione S-transferase family protein codes for MTTLYIANKNYSSWSLRPWVLMKHLGLPFDEQLMIFGEGSNWDAFRQFSPSGRVPCLRDGDTVVWDSLAIAEYLAEAHPGVWPSDRIARAWARSAAAEMHSGFGTLRNECGMSCGLRVRLHAIGPALQADIARINELWNEGLSRFGGPFLAGDAFSAVDAFYAPVVFRIQTYGLPMQGAAAAYVQRMLALPAMREWYTAALAEPWRDHAHEAETHHFGEVTEDFRLA; via the coding sequence GTGACCACGCTTTACATCGCCAACAAGAACTACTCGTCCTGGTCGCTGCGTCCGTGGGTGCTGATGAAGCACCTTGGCTTGCCGTTCGACGAGCAGCTGATGATTTTCGGCGAAGGCTCCAACTGGGATGCGTTCCGCCAGTTCTCGCCGAGCGGCCGCGTGCCTTGCCTGCGCGATGGTGACACGGTGGTGTGGGATTCGCTGGCGATTGCCGAGTATCTCGCCGAAGCGCATCCAGGCGTTTGGCCATCCGATCGTATCGCGCGTGCCTGGGCGCGCAGCGCCGCCGCCGAGATGCACTCGGGCTTCGGCACGCTTCGCAACGAATGTGGCATGAGCTGCGGCTTGCGCGTGCGCTTGCACGCGATCGGTCCAGCGTTGCAGGCCGACATCGCCCGCATCAACGAACTATGGAACGAAGGATTGTCGCGCTTCGGTGGGCCGTTCCTTGCCGGCGACGCATTCAGCGCCGTCGATGCGTTCTACGCGCCGGTGGTGTTCCGCATCCAGACCTATGGCCTGCCGATGCAGGGCGCCGCGGCCGCCTACGTGCAACGCATGCTGGCGCTGCCGGCGATGCGCGAGTGGTACACCGCCGCACTGGCGGAACCGTGGCGCGACCACGCACACGAAGCGGAAACCCATCACTTCGGCGAAGTCACCGAGGACTTCCGCCTCGCCTGA
- a CDS encoding Pr6Pr family membrane protein → MPYRYRPLAMFSALLGWFGLALQLWFSVRLALDEGHSAFHGVWIYLGYYTILTNLLIAAVLTAAALDTPTAVSRFLLRPGVQTAAAMSIVIVSAVYNLMLRQLWTPTGWVLVADVIVHDLMPPLYVLYWWLAVPKASLRWPQVIAWQSYPAGYFTYVLLRGAVNGWYPYPFLDVKALGYLQVVLDALGVLVAFIVVALLLVALGRWQARRQGDAVPEAA, encoded by the coding sequence ATGCCGTATCGCTACCGTCCGTTGGCCATGTTCTCCGCCCTGCTCGGCTGGTTCGGGCTGGCGTTGCAGTTGTGGTTTTCCGTCCGCCTGGCGCTGGATGAAGGCCACTCCGCGTTTCATGGCGTGTGGATCTACCTGGGCTACTACACCATTCTGACCAACCTCCTGATCGCGGCCGTGCTTACCGCGGCGGCGTTGGACACGCCCACCGCGGTGTCGCGTTTCCTGCTGCGACCGGGCGTGCAGACGGCGGCGGCGATGAGCATCGTGATCGTCAGCGCGGTGTACAACCTGATGTTGCGCCAGTTGTGGACGCCGACCGGCTGGGTGCTGGTGGCAGATGTGATCGTGCACGACCTGATGCCACCGCTGTACGTCCTTTACTGGTGGCTGGCCGTGCCGAAGGCATCGCTGCGCTGGCCGCAGGTGATCGCCTGGCAGAGTTATCCGGCCGGATACTTCACCTACGTGCTGCTGCGTGGCGCGGTGAACGGCTGGTATCCGTATCCGTTCCTCGACGTGAAGGCGCTGGGCTATCTGCAAGTAGTGCTCGATGCGCTCGGCGTGCTGGTGGCCTTCATCGTGGTGGCACTGCTGCTGGTCGCGCTCGGCCGGTGGCAGGCGCGACGGCAGGGTGATGCGGTGCCCGAAGCGGCCTGA
- a CDS encoding TMEM175 family protein: MSSNASQLERLTFFSDAVFAIAITLLIIEVHVPHLETRDDGAYLQALQALQPSFMGFALSFLVIGALWVAHHRVFGMLVDYSASVMWPNMLLLMTVAFMPFATALMSSNPMARVPELVYAGTLLAAGLLQWRVFAVALRPPFVRADLAPDHVAATRWRALGLPAAAALSLLAAWFAPGWNNLLLLTIPLFVRLFYALGLRRTQRLQPVLAES, from the coding sequence ATGAGCTCCAACGCCTCGCAACTGGAACGCCTGACGTTCTTCTCGGACGCGGTGTTCGCCATCGCCATCACGCTGCTGATCATCGAAGTGCACGTGCCGCACCTGGAAACGCGCGATGACGGTGCTTACCTGCAGGCACTGCAAGCCCTGCAGCCGAGCTTCATGGGTTTCGCCCTGAGCTTCCTGGTGATCGGCGCGCTGTGGGTGGCGCACCATCGCGTGTTCGGCATGCTGGTCGATTACAGCGCCAGCGTGATGTGGCCGAACATGCTGCTGCTGATGACCGTGGCCTTCATGCCGTTCGCCACCGCGTTGATGAGCTCCAACCCGATGGCGCGCGTGCCCGAGCTGGTCTATGCCGGCACCCTGCTGGCCGCCGGCCTGCTGCAATGGCGCGTGTTCGCGGTCGCGCTCCGGCCGCCCTTCGTCAGAGCGGACCTCGCGCCGGACCACGTGGCAGCCACGCGCTGGCGTGCACTGGGCCTGCCTGCCGCAGCGGCGTTGTCGCTGCTGGCCGCCTGGTTCGCGCCGGGCTGGAACAACCTGCTGCTGCTCACCATCCCGCTGTTCGTGCGCCTGTTCTACGCGCTGGGCCTTCGCCGCACGCAGCGTCTACAGCCCGTGCTGGCCGAGTCATAA
- the ubiE gene encoding bifunctional demethylmenaquinone methyltransferase/2-methoxy-6-polyprenyl-1,4-benzoquinol methylase UbiE: MSDQPQSPNTTHFGFRDVPVGDKQKLVAEVFTSVARSYDLMNDLMSFGVHRLWKRHFVAISGVRKGDRVLDLAGGTGDIAALLKPVVGESGEIIVGDINAAMLGVGRDRLTDRGLVSGLRWTQMNAECLPFPDNSFDAVTMAFGLRNVTDKDKALADICRVLKPGGRALVLEFSRVQSDLFSKLYDFHSFKVLPKLGQLFAGDADSYQYLAESIRKHPDQQTLKGMMERAGFGRVDVRNLTNGIVAIHRAYKF, translated from the coding sequence ATGAGCGACCAGCCCCAATCCCCCAACACCACCCATTTCGGCTTCCGCGACGTCCCCGTCGGCGACAAGCAGAAGCTTGTCGCCGAGGTGTTCACCTCTGTCGCGCGCAGCTACGACCTGATGAACGACCTGATGTCGTTCGGCGTCCATCGCCTGTGGAAGCGCCATTTCGTGGCGATCAGCGGCGTGCGCAAGGGTGACCGCGTGCTCGACCTGGCTGGCGGCACGGGCGACATCGCCGCGCTGCTCAAGCCGGTGGTGGGTGAGTCGGGTGAGATCATCGTGGGCGACATCAACGCTGCCATGCTCGGCGTGGGCCGCGATCGCCTCACCGACCGTGGCCTGGTGTCCGGCCTGCGCTGGACGCAGATGAATGCCGAATGCCTGCCGTTCCCGGACAACAGCTTCGATGCGGTGACCATGGCTTTCGGCCTGCGCAACGTCACCGACAAGGACAAGGCGCTGGCGGACATCTGCCGCGTACTCAAGCCGGGCGGCCGCGCGCTGGTGCTGGAGTTCTCGCGCGTGCAGAGCGACCTGTTCAGCAAGCTCTACGACTTCCACTCGTTCAAGGTGCTGCCCAAGCTCGGCCAGCTGTTCGCCGGCGACGCCGACAGCTACCAGTACCTCGCCGAATCGATCCGCAAGCACCCGGATCAGCAGACGCTCAAGGGCATGATGGAACGTGCCGGTTTCGGTCGCGTCGACGTGCGCAACCTCACCAACGGCATCGTGGCCATCCATCGCGCTTACAAGTTCTGA